From one Streptomyces mobaraensis genomic stretch:
- a CDS encoding serine hydrolase domain-containing protein, producing MEPVPNALDGLALDPIGTLAADPRATAERLAALPSVVGVQVAGVTGGTVNVGAAGLADAETGEPMTTGTRFRVGSITKLLTADLVMRCVLDGLVGLDDPLARFVPGPWDGVLVRHLLSHSSGLDAGDIFVDTGNDDDAIARYVEVLRGAGSLFPPGAAFSYCNGGVVLAGRLVEVLLGRTWREALHEKVLDAASMRETGFVTGVDAEHDRGTVRGHVVRGGDGEPAVLPRRIDHPMCTRGLDPAGGTLVSTAADLGRFTLAQMRRPGTEVMRTLHIPAPGGVATMLGAGFGWMIWANAVQSSVRVGGANPGQSGLIAADPATRTAVVVLTNSDQGIDAVTALLDRPGPPPGPGPGPGPVHVSRYAGRYVSQAAVVDITPTGDGLLARIEGHPALPLAPRDRRTFDSPGGPVAFLGFDDQGTPDSLRFRMRVMRRDDST from the coding sequence ATGGAACCTGTGCCGAACGCCCTCGACGGTCTCGCGCTCGACCCCATCGGAACCCTGGCCGCCGACCCGCGGGCGACGGCCGAACGGCTTGCGGCACTGCCGTCGGTCGTCGGCGTGCAGGTCGCGGGTGTCACCGGCGGCACGGTGAACGTGGGGGCGGCGGGCCTGGCCGACGCGGAGACCGGCGAGCCGATGACCACCGGCACCAGGTTCCGGGTCGGCTCCATCACCAAGCTGCTCACGGCCGACCTGGTGATGCGCTGTGTCCTCGACGGCCTGGTCGGTCTGGACGACCCCCTGGCCCGGTTCGTCCCCGGGCCCTGGGACGGCGTCCTCGTCCGTCATCTGCTGTCGCACTCCTCGGGGTTGGACGCCGGCGACATCTTCGTCGACACCGGGAACGACGACGACGCCATCGCGCGCTACGTGGAGGTACTGCGCGGCGCGGGCTCGCTGTTCCCGCCGGGCGCGGCCTTCTCCTACTGCAACGGCGGTGTCGTCCTCGCGGGCCGGCTGGTCGAGGTCCTGCTGGGGCGGACGTGGCGGGAGGCGCTCCACGAGAAGGTCCTCGACGCGGCGAGCATGCGCGAGACGGGCTTCGTCACCGGCGTGGACGCCGAACACGACCGGGGCACCGTCCGCGGTCATGTGGTCCGCGGCGGCGACGGCGAACCGGCCGTGCTGCCCCGGCGGATCGACCACCCGATGTGCACGCGCGGCCTCGACCCGGCCGGCGGCACCCTGGTGTCCACCGCGGCCGACCTCGGCCGCTTCACCCTGGCGCAGATGCGCAGACCCGGCACGGAGGTCATGCGCACGCTGCACATACCGGCCCCCGGGGGCGTGGCGACCATGCTCGGGGCCGGATTCGGCTGGATGATCTGGGCCAACGCCGTTCAGTCCAGCGTGCGCGTCGGCGGCGCCAACCCCGGCCAGTCCGGCCTGATCGCCGCCGACCCCGCCACCCGGACCGCCGTCGTCGTGCTCACCAACTCCGATCAGGGGATCGACGCCGTCACCGCGCTGCTCGACCGGCCCGGGCCGCCACCCGGTCCGGGGCCGGGTCCCGGCCCGGTGCATGTGTCCCGTTACGCGGGCCGGTACGTCTCACAAGCGGCCGTTGTCGATATCACGCCGACCGGGGACGGTCTGCTCGCCCGTATCGAGGGCCACCCTGCCCTTCCGCTCGCTCCGCGCGACCGCCGGACCTTCGACTCGCCCGGCGGGCCGGTGGCGTTCCTCGGCTTCGACGACCAGGGCACGCCGGACAGCCTGCGCTTCCGGATGCGTGTCATGCGTCGGGACGACAGCACGTGA
- a CDS encoding DUF397 domain-containing protein, with the protein MKSNVRIPESSWRKSSYSNNDGTECVEVARRHDGAIPVRDSKRPQGAHLTLPAPAWATFVDALKERTLGG; encoded by the coding sequence GTGAAATCGAACGTCCGAATACCCGAGTCGTCCTGGAGAAAATCGAGTTACAGCAACAACGACGGCACGGAATGCGTCGAGGTAGCGCGCCGCCATGACGGCGCCATCCCCGTCCGCGACAGCAAACGCCCCCAAGGGGCGCACCTCACCCTCCCGGCCCCCGCCTGGGCCACCTTCGTCGACGCCCTCAAGGAGCGGACGCTGGGCGGGTGA
- a CDS encoding Clp protease N-terminal domain-containing protein, producing the protein MPKVNVYLPDDLAEAVKRTGVPVSAVCQRALEQAVRRVTAVREVILADAGDAPAGALAHFTARARTVLGLAVERARDAGAPRTATHHLLGAMLDEGTNLAVHVLRAMEIEPERVGGELARRRPGRQVTALPDGDPRRPDGPAAAALELAVNEAAALGHNYIGCEHLLLGLAAEPDGIAGQVLRALGADPKLVRRAVTAALAGYVHQRAEDGQGRPGKPADAEDGLGATVRAELEPLHRRIARLEEHLGLAPEA; encoded by the coding sequence ATGCCAAAGGTCAACGTCTATCTGCCCGATGATCTGGCCGAGGCGGTCAAGAGGACCGGCGTCCCGGTGTCGGCGGTGTGCCAACGGGCTCTGGAGCAGGCCGTACGCCGGGTGACCGCCGTCCGGGAGGTGATCCTGGCCGATGCCGGCGACGCACCGGCCGGGGCGCTGGCGCACTTCACCGCGCGGGCGCGCACCGTGCTCGGACTGGCGGTGGAACGGGCACGGGACGCCGGCGCCCCGAGGACGGCCACCCACCACCTGCTGGGCGCGATGCTGGACGAGGGCACCAACCTGGCCGTGCACGTGCTGCGCGCGATGGAGATCGAGCCGGAACGGGTCGGAGGGGAACTGGCCCGCCGCCGGCCCGGACGGCAGGTGACCGCCCTGCCCGACGGCGATCCGCGACGGCCCGACGGACCCGCGGCCGCCGCCCTGGAACTGGCGGTCAACGAGGCGGCCGCCCTCGGCCACAACTACATCGGCTGCGAACACCTGTTGCTCGGCCTCGCCGCCGAACCCGACGGCATCGCCGGACAGGTACTGCGGGCGCTGGGAGCCGATCCCAAGCTCGTCCGCCGAGCCGTCACCGCCGCGCTCGCGGGCTACGTCCACCAGCGGGCCGAAGACGGGCAGGGCCGGCCGGGAAAGCCCGCCGACGCGGAGGACGGACTCGGCGCGACCGTGCGTGCCGAGCTCGAACCGCTGCACCGGCGCATCGCACGCCTGGAAGAGCATCTGGGCCTCGCCCCCGAAGCGTGA
- a CDS encoding helix-turn-helix domain-containing protein → MTAGTGKGRDGESQTPLEHFGEEVRLERERLGIDREDLGKEAFCGYSLVAKIEAGKRVPSPEFGEACDRLFPDSHGRFSRLAAFVLKCAFPQSFRKYVELEEIATVIRRFNCYLVPGLVQTEDYARAVMATGYARNQEDLVTARMARQRILERAHPPRLWVIVDEAALRRVYGGPEVMRGQLERLLTLADTVPHVVQVYPQSADHFHGVVSPFGLLSFDEGADVAHVEGLLGGRLTAEPHDVAVAQEAFSMLTAKALSPLDSSRLIESVLKECYQ, encoded by the coding sequence GTGACCGCAGGAACGGGCAAGGGTCGGGACGGCGAATCGCAGACGCCTCTGGAGCACTTCGGCGAGGAAGTGCGGCTGGAGCGGGAGCGGTTGGGGATCGACCGGGAGGATCTGGGGAAAGAGGCGTTCTGCGGGTATTCGCTCGTCGCGAAGATCGAAGCGGGGAAGCGGGTGCCTTCGCCGGAGTTCGGTGAGGCTTGTGATCGGCTGTTCCCGGACAGCCATGGGCGCTTCTCGCGCCTCGCGGCCTTCGTACTCAAGTGCGCTTTTCCGCAGTCGTTCCGCAAGTACGTCGAGTTGGAGGAAATCGCCACTGTCATCCGACGGTTCAACTGTTACCTCGTGCCCGGTCTGGTGCAGACCGAGGACTATGCACGCGCTGTCATGGCGACTGGTTACGCGCGAAATCAAGAGGACTTGGTCACGGCCCGAATGGCGCGTCAACGCATCCTGGAGCGCGCGCACCCACCGCGATTGTGGGTCATCGTGGACGAAGCAGCCCTGCGACGTGTCTACGGCGGGCCTGAGGTGATGAGGGGACAGCTGGAGCGTTTGCTGACCCTGGCAGACACCGTTCCGCACGTTGTCCAGGTATACCCGCAGAGTGCGGACCACTTCCACGGCGTCGTATCGCCGTTCGGCCTCCTGTCCTTCGACGAGGGCGCCGACGTGGCGCACGTCGAAGGATTGCTGGGCGGGCGCCTGACGGCTGAACCGCATGACGTTGCCGTGGCGCAGGAAGCGTTCTCGATGCTCACGGCCAAGGCGCTGTCGCCCCTTGATTCGTCCCGGCTGATCGAGTCGGTCCTAAAGGAGTGCTACCAGTGA